One Camelina sativa cultivar DH55 chromosome 3, Cs, whole genome shotgun sequence genomic window carries:
- the LOC104775852 gene encoding lipoxygenase 3, chloroplastic-like, whose translation MALAKELMGYPLITERSSSFISPASHFKKRTQTTQFSINPFDRRPRKTKSGVTKSGVVAAISEDLIKTLRTSTTTGDRKSEEEEKAAVKFKVRAVVTVRNKNKEDLKDTIAKHFDAFADKIGRNIVLELISTQLDPKTKLPKKSNAAILKDWSKKSKTKAERVHYTAEFTVDAAFGTPGAITVINKHQKEFFVESITIEGFALGPVHFPCNSWVQSQNDHPEKRIFFTNQPYLPNETPGGLRVLREKELKYLRGDGSGVRKLSDRIYDFDIYNDLGNPDKSSELSRPKLGGREIPYPRRCRTGRQSTVTDKEAESRVEKPLPMYVPRDEQFEESKQETFAAGRLKAVLHHLIPSLKASIVAEDFADFGEIDSLYKEGLLLKLGFQDDIFKKFPLPKVVVDTLQESSKGLLKYDTPKILSSKHSLNWLCXRQAIAGINPVNIERVKTFPPVSNLDPKVYGLQHSALTDDHIIGHLDGFSVQQALEENRLYMLDYHDIFLPFLDRINALDGRKAYATRTIFFLTRRGTLKPVAIELSLPFHGPKHRSKRVVTPPVDATSNWMWQLAKAHVSSNDAGVHQLVNHWLRTHACLEPFIIAAHRQLSAMHPIFKLLDPHMRYTLEINALARQSLISADGVIEGGFTAGAYGMEMSAAAYKSSWRFDKEGLPADLIRRGMAISDETQPHGLKLLIEDYPYANDGLLLWSAIRTWVRTYVERYYPNPNLIKTDTELQLWYSETINVGHADLRDAEWWPELSTVDDLVSILTTIIWLASAQHAALNFGQYPYGGYVPNRPPLMRRLIPDESDPEYASFIXXXXXXXXXXXPSLAQTSKFMAVVDTLSTHSPDEEYIGERQQPSIWTGDAEIVDAFYGFAAEIGRIEKEIEKRNSDPDRRNRCGAGVLPYELLVPSSEPGVTCRGVPNSVSI comes from the exons ATGGCCTTAGCTAAAGAGTTAATGGGTTATCCTCTCATCACAGAGAGGTCATCATCATTTATTTCACCGGCGTCGCATTTCAAGAAGAGGACACAGACAACACAATTCTCCATCAACCCTTTTGATCGGAGACCAAGAAAGACAAAATCCGGTGTG ACAAAATCCGGTGTGGTTGCGGCCATCAGCGAAGATTTGATCAAAACGCTGCGTACTTCCACAACCACCGGAGACAGAAAGagcgaggaggaggagaaagcgGCTGTGAAGTTCAAGGTGAGAGCTGTGGTTACTGTGAGGAACAAGAACAAGGAGGATTTGAAAGACACTATTGCTAAGCATTTTGATGCTTTTGCCGATAAAATCGGTAGAAACATCGTCTTGGAGCTTATTAGCACCCAACTTGATCCAA AAACGAAGTTGCCAAAGAAGAGCAATGCGGCGATTTTAAAGGATTGGTCAAAGAAATCGAAAACCAAGGCAGAGAGAGTTCACTACACGGCGGAGTTCACGGTAGACGCTGCGTTTGGCACGCCGGGAGCCATCACCGTCATAAATAAACATCAGAAAGAGTTTTTCGTGGAGAGCATAACCATCGAAGGCTTCGCACTTGGTCCTGTTCACTTTCCATGCAATTCTTGGGTTCAGTCCCAAAATGATCACCCGGAGAAACGAATCTTCTTCACTAATCAG CCGTATTTGCCGAATGAGACACCAGGCGGATTAAGGGTATTGAGGGAGAAAGAGTTGAAGTATCTAAGAGGAGATGGGAGTGGAGTGAGAAAATTATCAGACAGAATTTACGACTTTGATATTTACAACGACCTTGGAAATCCTGACAAGTCGTCTGAACTCTCTCGCCCCAAACTCGGCGGCAGAGAGATTCCTTACCCTAGACGATGTCGTACCGGTCGTCAATCAACCGTTACTG ATAAAGAAGCGGAGAGCCGAGTAGAGAAGCCATTACCAATGTACGTGCCACGAGACGAGCAGTTCGAAGAGTCAAAGCAGGAAACTTTCGCTGCAGGGAGGCTAAAAGCGGTCTTACACCACCTAATTCCGTCGCTCAAAGCTAGTATTGTAGCCGAGGACTTTGCAGACTTCGGCGAGATCGATAGTCTCTATAAAGAAGGCTTGTTACTCAAGTTAGGGTTTCAAGATGACATCTTTAAGAAGTTCCCTTTGCCTAAGGTCGTCGTTGATACCCTCCAAGAATCTTCTAAAGGACTCCTCAAATACGACACTCCCAAAATACTATCAAGTAAGCATAGTCTAAATTG gTTATGTNCACGCCAAGCCATAGCTGGAATCAATCCAGTGAACATTGAGAGAGTCAAGACTTTTCCACCGGTCAGCAATCTTGACCCCAAGGTCTACGGTCTACAACACTCCGCTCTTACTGACGACCACATCATCGGTCACCTCGACGGATTCTCCGTACAACAA GCGTTAGAAGAGAACAGATTGTATATGCTGGATTACCATGACATATTCTTACCGTTCCTAGACCGGATCAATGCGCTAGACGGACGCAAAGCTTATGCTACAAGAACCATTTTCTTCTTGACCCGTCGAGGCACACTTAAGCCGGTAGCCATTGAGCTAAGCCTCCCATTTCACGGCCCCAAACATCGGTCCAAGCGTGTGGTTACACCTCCAGTCGATGCAACCTCCAACTGGATGTGGCAACTCGCTAAAGCCCACGTTAGTTCTAACGACGCTGGTGTCCATCAGCTTGTCAATCACTG GTTACGGACCCATGCGTGCTTAGAGCCATTTATAATAGCTGCACATAGGCAATTGAGCGCTATGCATCCCATATTCAAGCTATTGGATCCGCACATGAGATACACGTTGGAAATCAATGCATTGGCCAGACAATCGTTGATCAGTGCAGATGGTGTGATCGAAGGAGGCTTTACTGCTGGCGCTTACGGCATGGAAATGAGCGCCGCCGCATACAAAAGCAGCTGGCGGTTCGACAAGGAAGGCCTCCCCGCTGATCTCATTCGCAG aGGAATGGCAATTTCTGACGAAACACAACCACATGGTCTAAAACTCCTAATCGAAGACTATCCATACGCCAACGACGGTCTTTTACTCTGGTCCGCTATCCGAACCTGGGTCCGAACCTACGTGGAACGATACTACCCAAACCCGAACTTAATAAAAACAGACACGGAGCTACAATTATGGTACTCCGAAACGATCAACGTCGGCCACGCCGACCTCCGCGACGCCGAGTGGTGGCCGGAGTTATCAACCGTCGACGACCTCGTCTCGATCCTCACCACCATAATCTGGCTCGCCTCAGCTCAACACGCCGCTCTCAACTTCGGACAATACCCGTACGGAGGTTACGTCCCGAACCGGCCACCGTTGATGCGGCGGTTGATCCCAGACGAGTCGGATCCGGAGTACGCGAGCTTTATA NNNNNNNNNNNNNNNNNNNNNNNNNNNNNNNTGCCGAGTTTGGCGCAGACGTCGAAGTTCATGGCGGTGGTTGATACGTTGTCGACGCATTCGCCGGATGAAGAGTATATAGGAGAAAGACAACAGCCGTCGATATGGACCGGAGATGCGGAGATCGTTGACGCGTTTTATGGGTTTGCGGCGGAGATAGGAAggatagagaaagagattgagaaaagGAACTCTGATCCTGACCGTAGAAATAGGTGTGGGGCTGGTGTTTTGCCTTATGAGTTGTTGGTTCCCAGTTCTGAGCCTGGTGTTACCTGTAGAGGTGTTCCTAATAGTGTATCCATATAA